The proteins below come from a single Malus sylvestris chromosome 3, drMalSylv7.2, whole genome shotgun sequence genomic window:
- the LOC126617200 gene encoding NAC domain-containing protein 41-like — MAGYYQVPVGYRFMPRDDELLLGYLRPKLDGQDYPKGIVHDCDLYGLEEPSDIWRRLNRASHDGQECTDDKDIYVFTTLNSKAPNGSRVCRTVGTTGGTWKGEDAGKEIYASGIKHAIGLKKRYTYRNKGSSQNDHWIMHEFHLDPSLLRNKHHQEKNTVLCILRRKDDISKKRKLEERDNYEENAANHFEPQALNALTVEDYNNATSYMEQNAFDHFQPQALTATMIEDYSTDPRYTEENAANHFQPQGLYAATTGDYSNAHWYTEENAANHFQPQEHYAATTGDYSNAHWYTEQNAADHFEPHDEAHNATNEDLTTALRRMEEILMNGF, encoded by the exons ATGGCTGGTTACTACCAAGTTCCAGTAGGGTACAGGTTCATGCCTCGAGACGACGAACTACTTCTTGGCTACCTTCGTCCCAAACTTGACGGACAGGACTATCCCAAGGGCATTGTTCATGACTGTGATCTCTACGGTCTTGAAGAACCATCGGACATATGGAGACGTCTTAACCGTGCATCACATGATGGTCAAGAATGTACAGATGATAAAGATATCTACGTCTTCACCACACTCAACTCGAAGGCTCCTAATGGCTCGCGTGTTTGCCGAACAGTTGGCACCACCGGCGGCACTTGGAAAGGCGAAGATGCCGGCAAGGAAATCTACGCTTCTGGGATTAAACATGCTATTGGCTTAAAGAAAAGATATACGTACAGGAACAAAGGATCCTCACAGAATGACCATTGGATTATGCATGAGTTCCATCTTGATCCATCTTTACTACGAAACAAACATCATCAA GAGAAGAATACTGTTCTTTGTATTCTTAGAAGAAAGGATGACATATCAAAGAAAAGGAAGCTGGAGGAACGAGATAACTATGAAGAAAACGCAGCTAATCACTTTGAGCCCCAGGCGCTTAATGCTTTAACTGTTGAAGATTACAATAATGCAACAAGCTATATGGAGCAAAACGCATTTGATCACTTTCAACCTCAGGCACTTACTGCTACAATGATTGAAGATTACAGTACTGACCCTAGGTATACAGAAGAGAACGCAGCTAATCACTTTCAACCTCAGGGGCTTTATGCTGCAACTACTGGAGATTACAGTAATGCCCATTGGTATACAGAAGAGAACGCAGCTAATCACTTTCAACCTCAAGAGCATTATGCTGCAACTACCGGAGATTACAGTAATGCACATTGGTATACAGAACAGAACGCAGCTGATCACTTTGAACCTCATGATGAGGCGCATAATGCTACAAATGAAGATTTAACTACTGCCCTTAGGCGTATGGAGGAGATCCTTATGAACGGTTTTTGA